The DNA window TAGTCAATTAAATTtgtggattatatatatatatggacaaAGTTTGATTGAtatagtttatttgaattttttttttaaataaatgtattttaattaataaattaagtaatttaattattagaaaaaaataataaaatatatagattttgattaaatatatatatatatatatatatatatatatatatatatatatatatatatatatatataaataagccAAGTGAAACCAACTCAGTAAACTTGTTGAAAGAAATATACAGCGTGAAGGTGGACACTCTATATGTTCGCTActtataatatatcaaaattaccgaagattacaaattatttctcaattttatttaacttttgtccaaacatagataaaatgaattttGTGATCACACCATCTTTACTTTCAATTCAACTCAATGTACTTTAATTGATAATTGAATCCAAGATTTTTAATCAACATTTCTAGAGTTGTGTTGATTAAAAATACTTAAGTTGAGGTGGAGTagttaacaaatattattattgttaatatatatatatatatttgaacgtTGCTAATTAAACAGGGTTGTAATTCCTTAACGAAAAACAAATACTTATTTTTCGAATTTCATTTTGAGCGTGCATTGATCAatcattcatatttatttttaattttgttaatttaaaaagtttacaattttgtttgaatttaagaTGTCTTAAAAGAacatttattctcttaaataagatttgtataagttaaattattattataaataaataataatgttatatacaAATAAGTTATAAAGTGTGTATAACTTAACTAACATAAATTatagaattataaatatagttaaaatataattaaggaCTAACCAGAAATTAGAGCATTGCTTAACATTAGCcatgaatataataataactcaaaatatCTCCAACAGTTCCCAATCAATTATTGTTGGTCTATACAACTGTAGAgattaattgattataattttgatatagaAAACCCAAAAAAgagagattatatatatatatatgccaaGACACATAAACAAGAATTAAAACATACAtaatcttaatttattcatGAGATCAAACTTCATAACATATGTTGATAGTAGTGTTTATTATAAGAAGATTGGATCAATCTACTAATGGTGATGGTGAAGATTGAAGGACCTTCTTCCAAGAAGGTCTATTACTGATATCATCCCACCAAGCACTAACATTCTTCCTATCCCTAATCATATACTCCTTTCCAATAGGACCCACCAAGTATTGAGTAAAAGGAAGATGACTTAAATCAGCAAGACTAAAGAAATCTCCAGCCAAGTATTTGGATTTCCCCAGCTTCTCATCATAGATGTCAAGAACTTTCCCAAGTTTCTCTTCATTCTCCTTAATCAAATTATCATCTACAGCCAAACCCATAAAGGGGTTGAACATGATCTGAACAGTCAGGATGTAAATGGGTGGATTGAAACTGTTTGCCTCAACATCTAGCCACTGTTCAACAAAACCCCTTTCTTCTATGGTGTTTCCTAATAGATTAGTCCCTTGTGATTTGTACTTTTCAGAGTAGTATCTCATTATGGCTCTTGATTCTGCATATGGTGTATTAGTTAGATATATGTAGATTGATgaatatgaattaataattaagggCATACCAAACAAAGTGAGATCTCCATCTTGGATGACTGGGAGAGATCCGAATGGCTGTAAATAATAGAAGTTAAGgtattgtttggaagaaaaagagaaaaggaGACCAAAAAATGGACCTGTAAGCGGAGGAAATCAGGGGTTTTGTTCTCCCCTTTGAAGAGGTTGATCGGGACGGTCTCGTATTCAAT is part of the Impatiens glandulifera chromosome 1, dImpGla2.1, whole genome shotgun sequence genome and encodes:
- the LOC124919909 gene encoding glutathione S-transferase F9-like — translated: MVVKVYGPAYASPKRVLVCLVEKEIEYETVPINLFKGENKTPDFLRLQPFGSLPVIQDGDLTLFESRAIMRYYSEKYKSQGTNLLGNTIEERGFVEQWLDVEANSFNPPIYILTVQIMFNPFMGLAVDDNLIKENEEKLGKVLDIYDEKLGKSKYLAGDFFSLADLSHLPFTQYLVGPIGKEYMIRDRKNVSAWWDDISNRPSWKKVLQSSPSPLVD